TACGACCGGCTCGAAAAACAAGTGCGGCTCGCGCGTTACGGGACCGATTGCTATGCCTATTGCATGCTTGCGGCAGGGCAGATCGACTGCGTCGTGGAAGCGGGCCTCTATCCCTACGACATCGTTGCCCTCATTCCGATCATCGAGCAGGCCGGCGGCGTCGTGACGGACTGGGACGGGGGACCGGCAGAAAATGGCGGCGGTATCGTGGCGGCGGCAAATTCCTCCCTGCATGCGCAAATCATGGCTTTCCTGCACGGGGATTGACCACGGGGCTTCCTCAGACGGCGGACACCGGTCTGACGCTTTCGGTATGGTCAACCGTGGATGATTTCGAGGTCGCCCCTTTTGGCGGCCGCCAATATATTTGCCGGGGGACGTTGATCGGTGACCAATGTGTTAACGCTGGAAAATGCGGCGGTAATGACATTGCCCGTCTTGCCGCACTTGGAATGATCGGCCAGCATGATGCTTCTGGCCGTCTGCTTCAGCAGAGCCTGGCGAATTCGCGCTTCATCCTCTTCATAGTCCATGAAGCCATACTCCGCCGCGATTGCCGCCGCACCCATAAAGACCATGTCAAAGTGGAATTGCTGGATGTAGGACAGCGTATCATAGCCGACCAGATCCTGCTCAATCGGGCGGAGATTTCCCGGCGTCATTTGGACCCGGACGCCGAAATGCTGGCAGGCGGCTTGCGCGATCATCAGGGAATTGGTGTAGAGCCGCAGCTTCTTGAAGCCAGTCAGGTGGCGCGCAAGGGACAGGGTGGTGGTGCCTGTGTCGAGGAAAATGGCGCAGTCGTCGGTTATGAGGTTGCGCGCCATCTGCGCGACCGCGTCCTTTTCGAGCGCATTGAATCTGATGCGGTCGGTAATCGGCACATCCGCGGTTCGGCCGGCCGGTATAGCGCCTCCGTGAACGCGCCGAACGGCTCCCTCGGCCTCCAGATCCTTCAGGTCGCGCCGAATGGTTTCACCCGAAACACCGAACTCTGTCGAAAGCTCCAGAACGCTGACGCGTTGATCACGATCGAGTCGTTCGAGAATGACTTCTTTGCGAACTTCACTCGACATTGACAGCTTCGTCCTCGGGTCGGTGCGGGGGTCGACAGCAACGCTGATGCTGACAATCCCTTAAAGCGGCAGATCTATCTCGCAAGCCTTCGGAAAAGGTTGCGAGATGCTTGTAAGGATGACGGTGAACCGGGAAGTCGACGACGTTGTCCTTGGATTTGTGTATTTATGTGGTGTTTGCGGATCTTTCAAACAAATTACGCGATCTTCCACCGCGCAATGACCATCCCGCCCGCGCGAGAATCGCTGCCTATGTGATCAGCAACGCGCTTGCCTTCCATACAAAATGAACCCTTCGATCGAAATCCTGGTCCGGAGTGAATGCGATTCTGTCCCTGCTCCATGTGGGAATGTTGGAATATTGAGGGCATATCACCGGAGAATTGAGCTAAAATCCACAAAAGCAACATCTGAAAACCTCAAGGTTCTTGAGGGCGTGCCTAAGCAACATATTGAAAATAGAAAGAAAGTTATGACCCGTAACGGATTTTTCAGAACTGTCGTCGATGATGATTAGCAACTGTTTGACTCGAAATGGATTCAAAATGCAGATTTTCCACAATGCTTTGCAATTGTCCCACCGCATGCGATCCATTAAGGCCAAGTTTGCCGTGGTGATCATAGGGACAGCGATCGTCTCTTGCGCGT
This sequence is a window from Rhizobium rhizogenes. Protein-coding genes within it:
- a CDS encoding DeoR/GlpR family DNA-binding transcription regulator, encoding MPITDRIRFNALEKDAVAQMARNLITDDCAIFLDTGTTTLSLARHLTGFKKLRLYTNSLMIAQAACQHFGVRVQMTPGNLRPIEQDLVGYDTLSYIQQFHFDMVFMGAAAIAAEYGFMDYEEDEARIRQALLKQTARSIMLADHSKCGKTGNVITAAFSSVNTLVTDQRPPANILAAAKRGDLEIIHG